One stretch of Haladaptatus sp. R4 DNA includes these proteins:
- a CDS encoding ATP-binding cassette domain-containing protein, producing MIRIEDVAITLGDSEILDGVSATIENGQFVGLVGPNGAGKTTLLRAMNGVLTPNSGRVVVADDAIADLSSKAASRRVATVPQDTTLSFDFSVRDVVAMGRNPYRSRFGSELGDGSNDGTSAETGTDLVERAMARTEVSRFADRSITEISGGERQRVLLARALAQDTPVLLLDEPTASLDINHQVRTFELVRELVADGKTVVAAIHDLNLAAHYCDELLLLAGGSVLASGPPTEVLAEETLREAFDARAVVSSHPVTGSTYVTALPDRPAQNGGTGETGGRIHVVGGGGTVSRLLYLLSAAGYEVSVGVLNEGDSDLETARLLGLDAVTEDPFAPIGTEAREAVERRIREADVTVLADVEIGAGNLANLEAVAEADSVVVVEERPFAERNYAGSDAAVQYRSLCERGAVVTPDDLLSTVSRVI from the coding sequence GTGATCCGAATCGAGGACGTGGCGATAACGCTCGGCGACAGCGAAATCCTCGACGGCGTTTCCGCGACCATCGAGAACGGGCAGTTCGTCGGCCTCGTCGGCCCGAACGGCGCAGGCAAGACCACCCTCCTCCGCGCCATGAACGGCGTTCTCACGCCGAATTCCGGCCGGGTGGTCGTCGCGGACGACGCCATCGCCGACCTCTCCTCGAAGGCCGCCAGTCGCCGTGTGGCGACGGTTCCACAGGACACCACGTTGTCGTTCGATTTCTCGGTGCGCGACGTGGTCGCGATGGGTCGAAACCCGTACCGCTCGCGGTTCGGCAGCGAACTCGGCGACGGATCGAACGACGGGACGAGCGCCGAAACCGGAACCGACCTCGTCGAGCGTGCGATGGCCCGAACCGAGGTTTCGAGATTCGCCGACCGTTCGATCACCGAAATCAGCGGCGGCGAGCGCCAGCGCGTCCTGCTCGCGCGGGCGCTCGCACAGGACACGCCCGTCCTCCTGCTGGACGAACCGACGGCCAGCCTCGACATCAATCACCAGGTCCGAACCTTCGAACTCGTCCGCGAACTCGTCGCGGACGGGAAAACCGTCGTCGCCGCGATTCACGACCTGAACCTCGCGGCCCACTACTGCGACGAACTCCTATTGCTCGCTGGCGGGTCGGTGCTCGCGTCCGGACCGCCGACGGAAGTGCTGGCCGAGGAGACGCTACGCGAGGCGTTCGACGCCCGTGCGGTCGTTTCCAGCCATCCGGTCACCGGTTCGACGTACGTCACCGCGCTCCCCGACCGACCCGCGCAAAACGGGGGAACGGGGGAAACGGGCGGTCGGATACACGTCGTCGGCGGCGGTGGAACCGTCTCCCGACTGCTCTACCTGCTTTCCGCGGCGGGCTACGAGGTGTCCGTCGGCGTGCTGAACGAGGGTGATTCGGACCTCGAAACCGCTCGGCTTCTCGGACTCGACGCCGTCACCGAGGACCCGTTCGCGCCGATAGGAACGGAAGCGCGGGAGGCCGTCGAGCGACGAATTCGCGAGGCGGACGTGACCGTCCTCGCCGACGTGGAAATCGGAGCGGGCAACCTGGCGAACCTGGAGGCGGTCGCGGAAGCCGATTCGGTCGTCGTCGTGGAGGAGCGACCGTTCGCGGAGCGGAACTACGCCGGAAGCGACGCGGCGGTGCAGTATCGATCCCTCTGCGAACGGGGCGCGGTCGTTACCCCCGACGACCTCCTCTCGACCGTTTCCAGAGTGATCTGA
- a CDS encoding NAD(P)/FAD-dependent oxidoreductase, with product MNLADCSVVVVGSGFGGLSTACYLADAGADVTVFEKNEQLGGRASRLEADGFRFDMGPSWYLMPDVFERFFGHFDRTPSDYYRLQQLDPHYRIFFKTDDETTDSIDIVPDLERNKELFESYEDGAGEALQRYLDKSEESYDVGMEHFVYTDRSRFRDYVSMDVARNARGLNLLGSMQEHVEGYFENPRLQQIMQYTLVFLGGSPNNTPAIYNLMSHVDFNLGVYYPENGIGDVVDGIVELAEELGVEFETDHEVTDITGNEGDFFVHSGDSRIAADLVVSDADYAHTEQELLPPESRQYDADYWESRTYAPSAFLLYLGVEGNVEPLAHHTLVLPEDWNSHFDEIFEEPAWPDDPAYYLCVPSKTDDSVAPEGHSNLFALVPIAPGLPDGPAIRENFREKVLADIEENTGVSLQDRIVFEKSFSVSEFADRYNSTKGTALGLAHTLMQTGPMRPRHRSSKVDGLYFTGSYTNPGIGVPMCLIGGQHTADAMIEDY from the coding sequence ATGAATCTCGCTGACTGCTCGGTGGTCGTCGTCGGCAGCGGCTTCGGCGGTCTTTCGACCGCGTGCTATCTCGCGGACGCTGGCGCGGACGTGACGGTGTTCGAGAAGAACGAACAGCTCGGCGGCCGTGCCAGCAGGCTCGAAGCGGACGGCTTCCGGTTCGACATGGGCCCGTCGTGGTATCTGATGCCCGACGTGTTCGAGCGCTTTTTCGGCCACTTCGACCGCACGCCGAGCGACTACTACCGACTCCAGCAACTCGACCCGCATTATCGAATCTTCTTCAAAACCGACGACGAAACCACCGACTCCATCGACATCGTTCCCGATTTGGAGCGAAACAAGGAGTTGTTCGAATCGTACGAGGACGGGGCGGGTGAGGCCCTTCAGCGTTACCTCGACAAGTCAGAGGAGAGCTACGACGTCGGGATGGAACACTTCGTCTACACCGACCGCTCCCGGTTTCGGGATTACGTCTCGATGGACGTGGCGAGAAACGCGCGCGGTTTGAACCTCCTCGGGTCGATGCAGGAACACGTCGAGGGCTACTTCGAGAACCCGCGACTCCAGCAAATCATGCAGTACACGCTCGTCTTCTTGGGCGGGTCGCCGAACAACACGCCCGCGATTTACAACCTGATGAGCCACGTCGATTTCAACCTCGGCGTCTACTACCCCGAAAACGGCATCGGCGACGTCGTGGACGGCATCGTCGAACTCGCGGAGGAACTGGGCGTCGAGTTCGAAACCGACCACGAGGTGACGGACATCACGGGCAACGAGGGCGACTTCTTCGTCCACAGCGGCGATTCTCGAATCGCGGCCGACCTGGTGGTCAGCGACGCCGACTACGCCCACACCGAACAGGAACTCCTGCCGCCGGAATCCCGCCAGTACGACGCCGATTACTGGGAATCGAGGACGTACGCGCCCTCGGCGTTCCTGTTGTATCTCGGCGTCGAGGGGAACGTGGAACCGCTCGCCCATCACACCCTCGTCCTCCCCGAGGACTGGAATTCACATTTCGACGAAATCTTCGAGGAACCGGCGTGGCCCGACGACCCGGCCTACTACCTCTGCGTGCCGAGCAAGACGGACGACTCCGTCGCACCCGAGGGACACAGCAACCTGTTCGCGCTCGTCCCCATCGCACCCGGTCTGCCGGACGGTCCGGCCATCCGCGAGAACTTCCGCGAGAAAGTCCTCGCCGACATCGAGGAGAACACCGGCGTCTCGCTCCAGGACCGCATCGTCTTCGAGAAGTCCTTCTCCGTCTCGGAGTTCGCCGACCGCTACAACAGCACGAAGGGGACGGCGCTGGGACTCGCCCACACGCTCATGCAGACCGGTCCGATGCGCCCCCGCCACCGCTCCTCGAAGGTCGACGGCCTCTACTTCACCGGGTCGTACACGAACCCCGGCATCGGCGTTCCGATGTGTCTCATCGGCGGCCAACACACCGCAGACGCCATGATCGAGGATTACTAA
- a CDS encoding spore germination protein GerW family protein — MDAFERLEAFLQQLRRNVGVETVYGTPVHLKNRTIIPIAKVGYGFGGFGGGGSSRVGGGATAKPVGALEVTPDGTRFVRFSESRRTLMAVGVGLVLGVLLGRGN; from the coding sequence ATGGACGCGTTCGAGCGACTGGAGGCCTTTCTCCAGCAACTCCGTCGGAACGTCGGCGTCGAAACCGTGTACGGCACTCCGGTTCATCTCAAGAACCGGACCATTATCCCGATCGCCAAGGTCGGCTACGGGTTCGGTGGCTTCGGCGGCGGGGGAAGCAGTCGAGTGGGTGGCGGCGCGACGGCGAAACCGGTCGGCGCGCTCGAAGTCACGCCGGACGGGACGCGGTTCGTCCGGTTTTCCGAATCCCGGCGAACGCTGATGGCGGTCGGCGTCGGCCTCGTCCTCGGTGTACTCCTCGGACGCGGGAACTGA
- the cruF gene encoding bisanhydrobacterioruberin hydratase, which produces MDRRRIEARFSALVRENRFTIAVVFPLIGAVMFIAGTEPWVPAWLARNPFLIIFGTVVMRSPLVAGLLPLIDRRAGIALLLLTVYTYLIEFVGVTTGFPYGQFHYVLELGPMLFGTVPAGLPVFFFPLVLNSYLLCLLLLGPRADSRFARFAASLAVVVVIDLVLDPAAVALRFWTYPGGGIYYGVPLSNYFGWVVSGAVAVGLVELGFDWRALRDRLDSCEFMLDDMVSFVILWGAMNAYFTHWLPVGVAVLLFVGLRRIDRFDFAVLRSVTASR; this is translated from the coding sequence ATGGACAGGCGGAGAATCGAAGCCCGGTTCTCCGCGCTCGTCCGCGAGAACCGGTTCACCATCGCCGTCGTCTTTCCGCTCATCGGGGCCGTGATGTTCATCGCGGGCACCGAGCCGTGGGTTCCGGCGTGGCTCGCACGGAACCCCTTCCTCATCATCTTCGGTACGGTCGTCATGCGCTCGCCGCTCGTCGCCGGATTGTTGCCGCTCATCGACAGACGGGCGGGTATCGCGCTGTTGTTGTTGACCGTCTACACCTATCTCATCGAGTTCGTCGGCGTGACGACGGGGTTCCCGTACGGGCAGTTCCACTACGTCCTCGAACTCGGTCCGATGCTGTTCGGGACGGTTCCGGCGGGGCTTCCCGTCTTCTTCTTCCCGCTCGTACTGAACAGCTACCTGCTCTGTCTCCTCCTGCTCGGCCCGCGTGCGGACTCGCGGTTCGCCCGCTTCGCGGCCTCGCTCGCCGTCGTCGTCGTCATCGACCTCGTGTTGGACCCGGCGGCCGTCGCGCTCCGGTTTTGGACGTACCCCGGCGGCGGTATCTACTACGGCGTCCCGCTCTCGAACTACTTCGGTTGGGTCGTCAGCGGCGCCGTCGCGGTCGGACTGGTCGAACTCGGCTTCGACTGGCGGGCGCTCCGCGACCGCCTCGATTCCTGTGAATTTATGCTGGACGACATGGTGAGCTTCGTCATCCTCTGGGGGGCGATGAACGCCTACTTCACCCACTGGCTCCCCGTCGGGGTCGCCGTCCTGTTGTTCGTCGGCCTCCGACGGATCGACCGCTTCGACTTCGCCGTCCTCCGTTCGGTCACCGCGTCCCGCTGA
- a CDS encoding prenyltransferase, with translation MIRSLLKLSRPRFWLYLAGPVLVGLAYGASSLGDLLSPISLALFVYFLLPANVFLYGINDVFDADIDEENPKKDERETRYRGDRTVPVAVAVCALLGLGFLLVTPPAAWPWLLGFLVLGAEYSAPPLRFKTTPILDSVSNGLYVLPGAMAYATLSGSQPPFLAVLGGWLWAMGMHTFSAIPDIEPDRRAGIRTTATILGESRTLAYCAACWLAAAGLFALLDVRAGVLLLVYPLLVLAWVARDVTISRAYWWYPAINTAVGAVLTMGGLWGVLHG, from the coding sequence ATGATCCGCTCCCTACTGAAACTGTCGCGGCCGCGATTCTGGCTCTACCTCGCCGGGCCGGTACTGGTGGGTCTCGCCTACGGCGCGTCGTCGCTCGGTGATCTGCTCTCGCCGATTTCGCTCGCCCTCTTCGTCTACTTCCTGCTCCCGGCCAACGTCTTCCTCTACGGCATCAACGACGTGTTCGATGCGGACATCGACGAGGAGAACCCGAAGAAGGACGAGCGTGAAACGCGGTATCGGGGCGACCGGACGGTTCCGGTCGCCGTCGCGGTCTGTGCCCTCCTCGGCCTCGGGTTCCTCCTCGTCACGCCGCCCGCCGCGTGGCCGTGGCTGCTCGGCTTTCTGGTTCTCGGCGCGGAGTACTCCGCGCCGCCGCTGCGGTTCAAGACGACGCCGATTCTGGATTCGGTCTCGAACGGGCTGTACGTCCTTCCCGGCGCGATGGCCTACGCCACGCTGTCCGGGAGTCAGCCGCCGTTCCTCGCCGTCCTCGGCGGGTGGCTCTGGGCGATGGGCATGCACACGTTCTCGGCGATTCCCGACATCGAACCCGACAGGCGGGCCGGAATTCGAACCACCGCAACCATCCTCGGCGAGTCGAGGACGCTGGCGTACTGCGCGGCCTGCTGGCTGGCAGCGGCGGGGCTATTCGCGCTCCTCGACGTGCGAGCGGGCGTGCTCCTGTTGGTCTATCCCCTTCTCGTCCTCGCGTGGGTCGCCCGCGACGTGACCATCTCGCGGGCCTACTGGTGGTATCCGGCCATCAACACCGCAGTCGGGGCCGTGTTGACGATGGGCGGCCTGTGGGGTGTTCTGCATGGATAG
- a CDS encoding VOC family protein, whose amino-acid sequence MQQSTGHVSRITHFALIVEDQEEALDFYTETLGFEKKEDSEMGEDRWLTVAPAGRDGVHVILRSPTWFGGKDADRFSHLVGHNPMIGLAVDDCHATYDDLRERGVEFVSEPQEREYGVEVIALDPEGNELLFVEPRRTA is encoded by the coding sequence ATGCAGCAATCGACCGGCCACGTCTCGCGGATCACCCACTTCGCGCTGATCGTCGAGGATCAGGAGGAAGCGCTCGATTTCTACACCGAAACGCTCGGCTTCGAGAAGAAAGAGGACAGCGAGATGGGCGAGGACAGATGGCTCACCGTCGCTCCCGCCGGACGGGACGGGGTGCACGTCATCCTCCGTTCCCCGACGTGGTTCGGCGGGAAGGACGCCGACAGGTTCTCGCATCTCGTCGGGCACAACCCGATGATAGGGTTGGCGGTGGACGACTGTCACGCGACGTACGACGACCTGCGTGAGCGGGGCGTCGAGTTCGTCTCCGAACCGCAGGAACGGGAGTACGGCGTCGAAGTCATCGCGCTCGACCCGGAGGGGAACGAACTCCTGTTCGTCGAACCGAGGAGGACGGCGTAG
- a CDS encoding heme-copper oxidase subunit III: MSESVAHGESSGTDGSAHHEGSRWPIIGAIGAGTMYLGAALTILGHVTDVFPELAGWVIAIGGLAVLVVGLGGWLNQAYVHDYWQGRVSKTKYTYEATMVTFLLTDIATFGAVFTYYFFIRVQPWPPTELPDVLSSLLLVNTAVLVLSSFTLHFSHIALGKGKRKRFLTLLGVTVVLGAGFVAGQAYEYYDFISHEGFTLTSGLFGSAFFGLTGLHGLHVTLGVILLCVVFARAIRGQYAPDRDASVSTVSMYWHFVDAIWLLLVVVLYFGSSISG; the protein is encoded by the coding sequence ATGTCCGAGTCAGTGGCACACGGCGAGTCGTCGGGAACCGACGGTTCGGCGCATCACGAGGGGAGTCGATGGCCCATCATCGGTGCCATCGGGGCGGGAACGATGTATCTCGGCGCGGCGCTCACGATACTCGGTCACGTCACGGACGTGTTCCCCGAACTCGCCGGATGGGTGATCGCTATCGGGGGGTTGGCCGTGCTCGTCGTCGGACTCGGCGGGTGGCTCAACCAGGCCTACGTACACGACTACTGGCAGGGGCGCGTGAGCAAGACGAAGTACACCTACGAGGCGACGATGGTGACGTTTTTGCTGACCGACATCGCGACGTTCGGCGCGGTGTTCACCTACTACTTCTTCATCCGGGTACAGCCGTGGCCGCCGACGGAACTCCCCGACGTGCTGAGTTCGTTGTTGCTCGTCAACACGGCCGTCCTCGTTCTGAGCAGTTTCACGCTCCACTTCTCGCACATCGCGCTGGGGAAGGGGAAACGAAAGCGGTTCCTGACCCTCCTCGGCGTCACCGTCGTCCTCGGTGCGGGATTCGTCGCCGGACAGGCCTACGAGTACTACGACTTCATCTCCCACGAGGGATTCACGCTGACCTCCGGACTGTTCGGGAGCGCGTTCTTCGGGCTGACCGGCCTGCACGGCCTGCACGTCACGCTCGGCGTGATTCTGTTGTGCGTCGTCTTCGCGCGAGCGATACGCGGCCAGTACGCTCCCGACAGGGACGCCTCGGTCAGCACCGTCTCGATGTACTGGCACTTCGTGGACGCGATATGGCTGCTTCTCGTCGTCGTGCTGTACTTCGGGTCGAGCATCTCCGGATGA
- the btuC gene encoding vitamin B12 ABC transporter permease BtuC, which produces MRYGTRVTTWCAGLVAALVAVVLVSAAIGPTSLSPLVVGKALLNALAVPTGIRFVSGALTVPGGLVITFPSFDLQYSHLFSFAVPETATIIVMRLRMPRIALAAVVGFALATAGVVMQGFFRNPMADPSIIGVSSGAAVGAVATIALSISIPFALPVCSFVGAILAAFAVYLLATQNGRTPVATLLLAGVAIQTLLGAVVSYLLLRSGRSLREAVFWLMGHLNNASWTKFGIALPVTVLGFVVLLLFASDLNVLLLGEEDAHNLGVEVERTKRLLLIVSSVVTAAAVAVSGVIGFVGLVVPHIMRLLVGPDHRILLPTSALAGAVFLVATDTVARSAVGAAELPVGIVTAFLGAPFFLYLLRKREVRSL; this is translated from the coding sequence ATGCGATACGGGACGCGAGTGACGACGTGGTGTGCGGGGTTGGTAGCGGCGCTGGTCGCCGTCGTGTTGGTGAGCGCGGCCATCGGCCCGACGTCGCTCTCGCCGCTCGTCGTCGGAAAGGCGCTGCTCAACGCGCTGGCCGTTCCGACCGGAATCCGGTTCGTGAGCGGGGCGCTCACGGTTCCCGGCGGACTCGTCATCACGTTCCCGTCGTTCGATCTGCAGTACAGCCACCTCTTCTCCTTCGCCGTCCCGGAAACCGCCACGATCATCGTCATGCGGCTCCGGATGCCGCGAATCGCCCTCGCCGCCGTGGTCGGGTTCGCCCTCGCCACCGCGGGCGTCGTGATGCAGGGCTTCTTCCGAAACCCGATGGCGGACCCCTCCATCATCGGCGTCTCCTCGGGCGCGGCCGTCGGCGCGGTGGCGACCATCGCGCTCTCGATTTCGATCCCGTTCGCGCTCCCCGTCTGTTCGTTCGTCGGCGCGATTCTCGCGGCGTTCGCCGTCTACCTGCTGGCGACCCAGAACGGCAGAACACCCGTCGCAACCCTCCTGCTCGCTGGCGTCGCGATCCAAACCCTCCTCGGCGCGGTCGTCTCCTACCTCCTGCTCCGGAGCGGGCGAAGCCTGCGCGAGGCGGTTTTCTGGCTGATGGGCCACCTGAACAACGCGTCGTGGACGAAATTCGGAATCGCGCTTCCCGTCACGGTTCTCGGTTTCGTCGTCCTGCTCCTCTTCGCTTCCGACCTCAACGTCCTCTTGCTCGGCGAGGAGGACGCCCACAACCTCGGCGTCGAAGTCGAACGAACCAAGCGGCTTCTGTTGATCGTCTCCAGCGTCGTCACCGCCGCCGCCGTCGCGGTTTCGGGCGTCATCGGCTTCGTCGGCCTCGTCGTCCCGCACATCATGCGCCTGCTGGTCGGTCCGGACCACCGAATCCTGCTCCCGACCAGCGCGCTCGCCGGTGCGGTCTTTCTGGTTGCGACGGACACCGTGGCCCGGTCCGCCGTCGGCGCGGCGGAACTCCCGGTCGGCATCGTCACCGCCTTCCTCGGCGCGCCCTTCTTCCTCTATCTCCTGCGGAAACGCGAGGTGCGTTCGCTGTGA
- a CDS encoding winged helix-turn-helix domain-containing protein — MIGYGRLPALHRRFRRGRGPRPAGRRRRQRRCGRVSRGPLLANRPDILATLYEEPATPATIAERVDTSLQNAQYHLGKLEDGNLVEVADTAYSEKGREMKVYAPTAEPLVLFAGNESDTGGLQSALKNLLGGIGVLGLASLVVQRLADGKPLLGTLTLSSGGSDSTSGRNADNGADSGATTHANNAGGSAPDTTHTSGTHASTTAHNAGGAADNATSTLSKTADHTTTAVHHATTTASDQLTTTVQSSTTSTTRTVAESAASAGIPPGLLFFAGGALILVLGFAVWYRRVYRR; from the coding sequence ATGATAGGGTATGGTCGACTTCCTGCCCTCCACCGTCGATTCCGTCGCGGACGAGGACCGCGACCCGCGGGTCGTCGGCGTCGACAGCGAAGATGCGGACGCGTTAGTCGCGGCCCTCTCCTCGCAAACCGGCCGGACATCCTCGCCACCCTCTACGAGGAACCGGCGACCCCGGCCACTATCGCCGAACGCGTCGATACCTCCCTTCAAAACGCCCAGTACCACCTCGGCAAACTGGAGGACGGCAATCTCGTCGAAGTCGCGGACACGGCCTACTCCGAGAAGGGTCGCGAGATGAAGGTGTACGCCCCGACGGCCGAACCGCTCGTCCTCTTCGCCGGGAACGAATCGGACACGGGAGGGCTACAGTCAGCCCTCAAGAACCTGCTCGGCGGAATCGGCGTCCTCGGACTGGCGAGCCTCGTCGTTCAACGACTCGCCGACGGCAAGCCGCTTCTCGGAACGTTGACCCTGAGTTCCGGAGGCAGCGACAGCACTTCGGGCAGAAATGCCGACAACGGTGCCGATAGCGGGGCCACGACGCACGCCAACAACGCGGGCGGCAGCGCCCCCGATACGACTCACACAAGCGGGACGCACGCGAGCACGACCGCCCACAATGCGGGCGGAGCGGCCGACAACGCGACGTCCACCTTGAGTAAGACGGCGGATCACACGACGACGGCGGTGCATCACGCGACCACGACGGCCTCGGATCAACTGACGACCACGGTGCAGTCGAGTACGACGAGCACGACGCGGACGGTCGCAGAAAGCGCGGCGAGCGCCGGAATCCCGCCGGGACTGCTCTTTTTCGCCGGTGGGGCGTTGATTCTCGTCCTCGGCTTCGCAGTCTGGTATCGCCGGGTGTATCGACGCTGA
- a CDS encoding TIGR00266 family protein codes for MEYEITNGPSNAILTVTLDADEHIEAKTGAMVSRSESMKADAQIGGGGGISGMLSRAISDEREMVSNTFTASVDGAHVTLAPDMPGDIVPIDLRETGRIKAQSGAPVAWTPEVEHETAVNEAGNFFSSGELTVLALKGDGIAFLSSYGSLYEIDITDDDPLVVDEDHLIAWTDGLNLTRKTDGGIKSSILGGEGRVTHFSGEGTVWLQTRDPLVFIESMSNGN; via the coding sequence ATGGAGTACGAAATTACCAACGGACCGAGCAACGCGATCCTTACCGTGACGCTCGACGCGGACGAGCACATCGAGGCGAAGACGGGTGCGATGGTGAGTCGGAGCGAGAGCATGAAGGCGGACGCCCAAATCGGGGGCGGCGGCGGCATCTCGGGCATGCTCTCCCGGGCCATCAGCGACGAACGGGAGATGGTCTCGAACACGTTCACGGCGTCGGTCGACGGTGCACACGTCACGCTCGCGCCCGATATGCCGGGCGACATCGTCCCGATCGATCTCCGGGAGACCGGGCGCATCAAGGCCCAATCGGGCGCACCGGTCGCGTGGACGCCCGAGGTCGAGCACGAAACCGCGGTCAACGAGGCCGGGAACTTCTTCTCGTCGGGCGAACTGACCGTCCTCGCCCTGAAGGGCGACGGCATCGCCTTCCTCTCCTCGTACGGATCGCTGTACGAGATCGATATCACCGACGACGATCCGCTCGTCGTGGACGAGGATCACCTCATCGCGTGGACGGACGGGTTGAACCTCACGCGCAAGACGGACGGCGGGATCAAATCCTCGATCCTCGGCGGCGAGGGGCGCGTGACACACTTCTCCGGCGAGGGGACGGTGTGGCTCCAGACCCGCGACCCGCTCGTGTTCATCGAGTCGATGTCGAACGGGAACTGA
- a CDS encoding pantoate kinase — translation MRAFAPGSVTAVFAPAESGDGSKGASMAIEDGIVADVREADRTEILLDGKRTDFEPVTGVLDGLAVTARVELESAIPIGCGFGASGAATLATALSANATFDLGRSREDLVQAAHVAEVNAGTGLGDVFIQSAGGLMMDDGTGRRRWEPTNAIEYVSFGGMATSETLGDADIMAKIETVGGRTLDSLPDEPSLERLTRDAWSFAREIGLPTERVRRTVADVEESGGAASMAMLGETVFAVGVEDALPNRTEISFTGAELL, via the coding sequence ATGAGAGCGTTCGCTCCGGGAAGCGTGACGGCGGTGTTCGCACCGGCCGAATCGGGCGACGGGTCGAAAGGCGCGAGCATGGCTATCGAGGACGGCATCGTGGCCGACGTTCGGGAGGCCGACCGAACCGAGATACTGCTGGACGGCAAGCGGACCGACTTCGAACCGGTCACCGGTGTCCTCGACGGCTTGGCCGTGACGGCGCGCGTCGAACTCGAATCGGCGATTCCCATCGGCTGTGGCTTCGGAGCGAGCGGCGCGGCCACGCTCGCAACGGCGCTGTCCGCGAACGCAACGTTCGACCTCGGGCGCTCGCGCGAGGACCTCGTACAGGCCGCACACGTCGCGGAGGTGAACGCTGGAACCGGACTCGGGGACGTGTTCATCCAATCCGCCGGGGGATTGATGATGGACGACGGCACGGGACGGCGACGGTGGGAACCGACGAACGCCATCGAGTACGTCTCGTTCGGCGGGATGGCGACCAGCGAGACGCTCGGCGACGCCGACATCATGGCGAAAATCGAAACCGTCGGCGGGCGAACCCTCGATTCGCTTCCCGACGAACCGTCGCTCGAACGCCTGACGCGGGATGCCTGGTCGTTCGCACGAGAAATCGGGTTGCCGACCGAACGGGTTCGACGCACCGTGGCCGACGTGGAGGAATCAGGCGGCGCGGCGAGCATGGCCATGCTCGGCGAAACGGTCTTCGCCGTCGGCGTCGAGGACGCGCTTCCGAACCGAACGGAAATTTCGTTCACGGGTGCGGAATTGCTATAA
- a CDS encoding PGF-CTERM-anchored ABC transporter substrate-binding protein has translation MRHRLLSALLLVTVVVSSLGAGVGAGVAGAADAQTTCKFPVTKTDATGAKVTINEAPKRIVTLSPSAAQTMWKIGGKDKVVGVSKYSAYLDGASEKTNVSGAGMTAVVPEKVVSLNPDLVLAPNIISDETVKKLRNAGLTVYKFREAKSIDDIYAKTNLTGKLTGECGGAKETVSWMKDRIETVHQAVEGEDSPSVMYVMSGGYTAGNGTFMDTIITQAGGTNVAAEAGISGYQPISNEVVVEQKPQWFIVSTGAKIPDAYSSTPAAKKNQTVSLNPNYVSQPAPQIVKPIAKLAKTLHPKAYQKANVTTTTEQTMTSADSGSRTTTTTADSATSTSESGGQPGFGVPIAVVALGLVGLLTRRF, from the coding sequence ATGAGACACCGACTGTTGTCGGCGCTGTTGCTCGTTACCGTCGTCGTCAGCTCCCTCGGAGCTGGCGTCGGTGCGGGCGTCGCGGGCGCTGCTGACGCACAGACCACCTGCAAGTTCCCGGTCACGAAAACCGACGCGACGGGAGCGAAGGTGACGATAAACGAAGCGCCGAAGCGGATCGTCACGCTCTCGCCGAGCGCGGCCCAGACGATGTGGAAGATCGGCGGTAAGGACAAGGTCGTCGGCGTATCGAAGTACTCGGCGTACCTCGACGGCGCGAGCGAGAAGACGAACGTTTCGGGTGCCGGGATGACCGCCGTCGTCCCGGAGAAGGTCGTCTCGCTGAATCCCGACCTCGTCCTCGCCCCGAACATCATCTCCGACGAGACGGTCAAAAAGCTCCGGAACGCCGGGCTGACCGTCTACAAGTTCCGCGAGGCCAAATCCATCGACGACATCTACGCCAAGACGAACCTCACCGGCAAACTCACGGGCGAGTGCGGCGGTGCGAAGGAGACCGTCTCGTGGATGAAAGACCGAATCGAGACCGTCCATCAGGCCGTCGAGGGTGAGGACAGTCCCTCGGTCATGTACGTGATGAGCGGCGGGTACACCGCCGGGAACGGCACGTTCATGGACACCATCATCACGCAGGCTGGCGGGACGAACGTCGCCGCGGAGGCAGGAATCTCCGGCTACCAGCCCATCAGTAACGAGGTCGTCGTCGAGCAGAAACCCCAGTGGTTCATCGTCTCGACGGGCGCGAAGATACCCGACGCTTACAGCAGCACCCCCGCCGCGAAGAAGAACCAGACCGTCTCGCTGAACCCCAACTACGTCAGCCAGCCAGCCCCACAGATCGTCAAACCGATCGCGAAACTGGCCAAGACGCTCCACCCGAAGGCCTATCAGAAGGCCAACGTCACGACGACGACCGAGCAGACGATGACTTCAGCCGACTCGGGTTCGAGGACGACCACGACCACCGCCGACTCGGCCACCAGCACGAGCGAATCCGGCGGCCAACCCGGATTCGGCGTTCCGATTGCGGTCGTAGCACTCGGACTCGTTGGACTGTTGACGCGGCGTTTCTGA